The sequence below is a genomic window from Lolium perenne isolate Kyuss_39 chromosome 4, Kyuss_2.0, whole genome shotgun sequence.
AATTTGTTTTTTTAGATAAACTGCCCCGCTTTATTGATACATAATGTTCGACATTCATACAAGGATCAGCAATTTTTTTGGAAGGGTCTAACAACCACAAATGGCGCACGGCTCTAGAGAAGTAGGAGCCCTGGCTAAGTTATGAGCCTCTACAATATGTTGCCTACCTTCATGAATAAAACAAACAGCTTCAAAACTAGTAGTGTAGTCGTTAATTGCTTTCACAATAGCTGCATTAGCACCTCCCAAGCTGTCTAATATGTCACGAAGGATCCCTTGGCAATCAGAGCCGATACTAGCCTTCCTCACATTTAGATCATCTGCTAATGATAGGGCTTCTGTACTAGCAATTGTTTCCAAAACAAACAGGGTCTGTAACTCCCGAAAACACAACTGCAACTTGTCTCATGTAAAGACCATCGCGGTTTCGACCAATTACTCCGATCACACCTTAATTTCCTAGCCCGAGATACATAAGTAGAAGTGGCCAGGCGGATGGGCAAGACATGTACTGTAGCACTTCTAGGCATCACAACTGCAGCTGGATGTTTCGGTTTTCCCGCCCCGGCGGCCTACACCATGCCATGGATGCCATGGACGAGGTCGTCATGGATACCATGggcggcgagctccacacacgccGCCTGACGTTGAGAAGATGACGACCCGCCAACATATCGGCACTCAATCTACATGCGATGGGCCCCTGCCATGGTGGACTCGTGGCCGGCGAGCTCGAATCGGCGTTGGCGGTGCCTCTATGGTCAACGTTGGAGGTAAGTATTTTTTTAAGGTCTACATGATGTTGCAAGAGTCTATTGTTTTTATTGTGTAAGCACGGGAAAAGTGCTACAATGATTCTTGTGCTTAGGCACAAAAGGATTCTCCAATGTTGCAAATATGTTTGTGAGATGATGGCTACGTTAGGTACATTTATTAGATGcacttttttgttgttgttgttgcgaacACATACATATTTAcgttttgcagcaaacaaatgAGGATCTATTGCATACACTGTTCCTTATTGCTACATTTGTGTGTCCAAAATCTTGCATCATTTTTTGCTACACGCCACAAGTTTTTAGAGATTAATAGGGAAGTTTTGCAAAACTATGTTGCATCTCTAATAAAGTTAGATACACAGGGGAAAACAGTCAAACAGGCTGCTACGCCTAGCACTTGCCCTAAATAAATCGTTCAGGTAAGGGAAGTGGACCTTCTCGTTCACCATTTGGGGTCTACGAGTCTCGAAAGCCAAAAGCCTGCTCTCATATTCCCATTCAAATACTGTAGTATGCATCCACGTTATACACTGAACCCATGATCGCTCTGGCATGCATAGAGGAAATTGCACATAACATCATATGTTGGGGCATGTTTTGCAAGGAACTACAACCATATTTTATTTTTGCACAGAACACCATATTTTATTATAATTGTTGCACAAAACACTAAGTAGGATCTTACGTCGTTTGATACATAGTTAGTCCCATAAACCCATTGAGAGTACATACGTGGACTCCGGCGTGGATCCTGACTAGGACTTGCCGCATAACTCTTCCTACTGTTTAACCCCGCTGCCACCATCTCGGTCTCTAACCATCGTCGTCGCCTCCCTCCTCTGGAATGAGTCCACTTTTTCATTCTCAATACTAGGGATCACCCTTGGTCGAGAGGGAGGTAGGTTCTCCGGTGCAGGCGAGGATGGTGGTGGCAACGCCAGGATGGCCGACAGCGGCCTCCGCGCCTGGTTATTAGGGTCAGCTTGCGAGTGTGGGTGGGGACGACAAGTGATTGGAGCGCGACCGCAATCTTCATTTATTAAGACTATACGATGTTTGTACGCCCGCGTCTCCTCACCTCCCTCGGCCACCAATGGGCGAGCTCGAAAGTTTTCTGAGAGGACGCGCGCATACACGTTGCCGTCCGCGGGCAACCCATGAGCCTAATTATGTGTTAAACGGGATAATATCCCTATCTAGTGTTTTGTGCAACAATTACAACAAAATATGGTGTTCTCTGCAAAAACAACACATGGTTGTGGTTCCATGCAAAACATGCCCCAACATATGGTgttatgtgcaatttcctcgcaTGCATAACGTTCTCAATGACATCATTGCCAAGCTTTCTACAAGGATTGAAAATATAAGATATGCAAATCACATTATAGATCGCATGAATGTTCAGAGCAAATATGTTTCAGGTCTAAGACAATTATTCTCAGGCAACCACCAATTTCTAGATTACCTTTGaaagtctcttttgcaggaaacaCCTTCACTGCTAGGACAACATTGAATTACTAGTACAAAATAAACAGCACAAAGAACAGGTTATAACGTTCTTACAACTCCGAAAACAAACCACTATTCTCGCAGCTCAAGAGTACACTTGTACTAGACATACTATACGGCTGAGCCACTTTATTTGGGCCTGAGGGAGTACTACAAGCCACCTTACAGGCCATTGCGTCACAAGTCTAAAATCAGAACACCAAACAGAACAGGAGATCGGAAAATAACAACTGATctttattgtcttgatcaacACGAGGGGTCGGCAGACTTGGAGCTCCAACTCAATCGCTACATCACCCAGTACTGTTGAAAGTAACAAAACATCATGAGTACGGCTAGACAAATATGAACTGACAAGTTAGCTTGTTCTAGTTGAGCAGAGTGTGTGCAATGATACCAAGTTCAGGTAGGTTCCACGAGAAATTCTTgcagtgcatatgtaagaaaaaTGTTAAACAAGACTAAGTGTTATTATCTTAATTTGATATATCGGTATGTTTCATGTCATACAATGCACATGCATATGCTTTTATTTTTAAATGAGACCAATGGTGGGAGGAACCACCATGGTATTTTATTAAGACAGTGGTGAGGCTTGAACTTGGGCCGCCTAGCACACCACCTCATGTGCTAGCCAGTAAGCCGTCTTTCTCCATATGTTTTTTTAGCAAACTAAGCAACACAAAAAATATTGGCTCTGTTTCTCTACAATGAAATGTATGTTTGTCAATAAAATTCTCAGTTGCTACAAAGTTTAACCTATTCCAAACTTGCAGATATCAATGGTAGCAAGATTTTTTTTTTCTCACAAGGCGTTGAAGCGTGCAAGTGTCGATCCCCTTTATTTAAGATGTTGGTCCATTCTCATAGCAAACTTTCTTCTCTGATGGTTCGTTCTCTAAAGAAGCTATGGGGATGCTAGGCCCCATTGTTTCTTTACCACTTGACGTTTCATCATCCTTGCTCTTACGCTTACTACTAGAAGAAGGTGCTTCCTGTTCCTGTTGCTTTTCAGCATCTGTAAATGGTGAGAAGATGAAAATGGTTACCAAGTAGTTTACTCACAATTCAATCGCTATCAAAAGGTTCAGTTCATCACAATAGTTGCTAGTGCCTCAATTTAGTTAGATATCATATCTTGTGGTGATTGAAACTGCGCCCCAAGGGCAATAGTCCTGATGGAAGTCATGGTCATCACTCATCAGCAAGTTATCTACAAAAGATTACAGGCAAAGAAACTGTAACATACCTCGGCAAGCAGATGTTTGAGGCGTGGAAGTAGGCACAAACCCAGCAGGTGGCCATGCCATTTGGAAAGGGTAAGCCACGGAACGATGGCAAAGAAACTTATCCTTGATGCTCAGGTTGTTGAGATCAATGAGAAAGTGGGAATACTTGGTACCCTTAGAGTAAATAAGAGCTAGTCCAGCAGACACCATACTCATACTAGGGAATGTCTGGAACTGGCTTTTCCGAGCTTGCTTCTGCAACTCCCACCCACTGCCGCCACTGCCAGTGTGATTCTTCTTGAGTAGCCACACCTGCAGCGTGGCTCTGCCGACAATGGCCACAAGGCAACACGCGCCGGCCTCGGTATCTCCTATGGTGTACATTGGCCGCGGCCTTAGCGGATTCTTTGAGACGACTACCAGTGGAGCTGGGAGAGGGACCGTGGAGAATGCCATGGTGCTGGTGTCAAGAAGGAGCGAGGAGTTTTGGTCACGCCTCCAGAATATAAGCCCGGCCGCGGCAGCAGGCATTGCCGGCGTACGCAGTGTGGCCACATCGATGCCGTCCACCCACGGGTGGCAGCGCCAGCCCGTGCCGGAGCGGCACTCCATGGCTCGCAACCTTGGGCCGTCCCGCTGCACGCTGACCAGGCGGATGGGTTCCCCATGGCCGCCGAGCAAGCAGTCCGCCAGGTATTCCGTTGCGGATACAGCAGCAGCAGGGGGGATGTCGTTGGGTGGACGGCGCACGGCGACATGCTGGCGGGAGACGGGGTCGTACACGAAGAGGGAGTCGCCTgtgcagaggaggaggcggccgttgcggcagTCCCGGAGGCGCCACGCCGGGTCGTGCCCGAGGCTGGTGAGCAGGAAGTCGCCCCCGCGCGCCGCGGCAGCGAGGTCGCGGTCGGCGCGGACGGAGGCCGACAGGTGGAAGACGGGGAGCTGGCCGCGATCCGCCTGCGAGACGAAGAGGCCGAGGAGGGGCGGCGAGGGTTGGCGCTCGCGGAAGCGGCGGAGGAGGTCCGGGCTTGAGGCGACGCGGCGCCAGCGGCTGGAGGAGAGCGCGGCGCGCGCCAGGGACGCCGATGAGTGGAGGCGGAGCAGGATCTCCTCGATGTTGTCGTCCTTGAGGGagtcaatggtggtggtggtggtgacggCGGCGCTAGGGTCCATGGGCTGCGCTGGCGGCGTGGCCATCTGGAGTGGAGGCCGTGGAGCGTGGGGTGGTGGAGAAGTTGAGGATCCGGCGGCGGTGGTTGTGGTTTAGGGCGGCTTGCGGTTGCGTCAGGAGTTTCAAATGGGAAATGGCGAAATGGGAAATGGGATTGGGGAAATTTCGCCTTCTTCGCCGGCGACGGTTATTGGCTGAGATATCAAATCGGAGCAACTCCAATAGCATAGACCGGTTATTGTCTATAAACATGTTATGTCATCTAACAATAGTTGGTTACAAAAATGTACTACTTTTTCAATGAATGGGCCACATTTCATTCACACAATTTGCTTAGGAGCATGTGCTAGAGCTAGCTTTTGCAtacgggcatctccagcggcgcgacgcattttggacgtccgtcgtgtccgtttgcgtcggccaaATTGTCGAAATCAtccgggcgtccgtttgcgtcgggggtggctccagcggcatgacgcataatttttttttcattcatgaagccataatttacactaataaaaaaacataaaaaagctAGAAAAGCGTGCTAAAAGTAGGTGCTgcctactggtcgtcgtcgctgaTGAGGTCAATCAactccggcgtcggccatggaagctcgtacgccggcggtggaggaggtaccgccgcatgggcaggaggctgtggccagggatcccacgcaggagcagcaggcggagcgcggtcgttggaacgcgtcggcgtggccggaggagtcgccgcctcgccggcctcccctgcgcgagtgctgactcgcggagctggattgcgagcccgtccaacaaagcgagctcgttgagctcgtcctgctcgctgttggccagtgccatggcaatggcctcctcctcggaaaTGTCCAGCGGCTGGGTCTCCAGATCCCACACCGACCctccgtcgtcgtggtcgtaccgTGCAATGGtcacgtcctcgtcctcgtcctcgtcgccatcctcgtccgcgtcctcctgGCCATTCTCTTCTTTTTCTGCGGCGATCTCGTGCTCGAAGTACTCTACGTCGGCGAGGTAgccagcgcggcggcgcgcgtcgaactcccacgacctgaatgaaatccagttgtaggagttcagcgcgtacgccggatcctcccgcagatccggcagcaagatcgctcggcggcggtgcacctcgtcccgccgctctcgcccctcgcgcggcacggggggAACCGGCACGCGCCtcgagttgaggtaccagccccctcccggcaagttcgcgtccggccatggtaccagccggttttcctcccatagctgtCGTGCGAAGTCGACGCGGATGTACCGGCCGACCCGTGCcttcttgccggaccgcgagccgctagactcgtggtcgttcttggtcttgcagaacggccagcatttcttccccatggcgtcgaTGGGGTGGATACCGTGGGATGTGGCAATGGTTTGGTCGGGGAAATGGACGCCGGCAGCGTCTCTTTAAGAGGTTCGGACgcatctcgccttcaatggcctgccaCTGCAACGCCGCCTCGCTACGCACGCTCGCCGAAGCCGAggcgcgccattaacgcggccctgcgaaggctgcagcgcgccgctcGCAGGTAATGCCGCGAAAGACGATGCAGTTCTGtccctgccaggcgggcccgtgcgacgaccgagcggacactttgcgcgtccgctcagcgtccgcagagatgcaaacctgacgcatatttgggccaggtttgcgtctccgcgtacgacccggtcactatgcgtcgccccgctggaggtagtggcagacgcatttccggttacgccggacacaaacggtcgctcagcgtccattt
It includes:
- the LOC127332108 gene encoding uncharacterized protein — encoded protein: MATPPAQPMDPSAAVTTTTTIDSLKDDNIEEILLRLHSSASLARAALSSSRWRRVASSPDLLRRFRERQPSPPLLGLFVSQADRGQLPVFHLSASVRADRDLAAAARGGDFLLTSLGHDPAWRLRDCRNGRLLLCTGDSLFVYDPVSRQHVAVRRPPNDIPPAAAVSATEYLADCLLGGHGEPIRLVSVQRDGPRLRAMECRSGTGWRCHPWVDGIDVATLRTPAMPAAAAGLIFWRRDQNSSLLLDTSTMAFSTVPLPAPLVVVSKNPLRPRPMYTIGDTEAGACCLVAIVGRATLQVWLLKKNHTGSGGSGWELQKQARKSQFQTFPSMSMVSAGLALIYSKGTKYSHFLIDLNNLSIKDKFLCHRSVAYPFQMAWPPAGFVPTSTPQTSACRDAEKQQEQEAPSSSSKRKSKDDETSSGKETMGPSIPIASLENEPSEKKVCYENGPTS